Genomic segment of Desulforhopalus sp.:
GTCCATAGCTTCGTGTCTTTTCCGGTTTTCTTTCTGAAAGTGTGGAAGGTAGAGCTGGTGGTCAGCTTGTTCAGCCGGGTAAAGGGAAAGTGGCCCTTCGCAGGAAGGGTGTAAAACCTAATCAGGAGAGATAGAAAATGAAGAAAATAATTGCTTCAGCTGTAGGTCTCATGCTTGCTGGTGGAATCGCTGCCACCTCCGCTTCTGCAGCGCTCGAGAATCAGTTTGGTGGTTACTGGCGTACTCGTTTCACCTATATGGATAACTTCAGCGGTACCGATACCTCAAGCAAGGAATTTGTCGATACCCGTACGCATTTGTACTATACCGCCAAATTCAGCGATGATTTCAAATTCGTTAACAAGTTTGAGTTTAACACTGGCTGGGGTGATACCAGCAAGACCCAAACCGTGACCATTGATGGTACAAGCTACAATGTAACCTCCTCTGGACTTGGTGCTGGTGGCGATCTCGGCGCGGATGGTAAAGGCAACTTCAGAATTAAGAACTCCTATGCTGACTTCAATATTGGACCTATGTTCAATGCCAAGGTTGGTATCCAGAACTTCGTTGTTGCTCGTGGCTTCATTTGGGCTGATGACGAAGCAGGCGTGATGGTAACTGGCAAATTCGGGAATGTTACTGTACCTCTCGTTTGGATCAATGTCAGCAATGACGAAACTTATGGTTTCGATCAGGCTGTTGCTTCTGATTTTAATCAGAATGTATGGGCAGCCCTGGCAGCGGTTAAGATTAATGATGGTATGTCCGTAACTCCGTACTTTGTTTATCATTCGATCACTGACAATGCTGCAATTCTGGACAGCGACAACTGGTACCTCGGTGCGGATGTCGATCTGAAGTTCGGTTCAGTGGGTGTTTGGGGAACCGCTATTTACAACGGTGGCGATATAAACGGTCTGGACAACAAAGGGTACCTCGGTGCCGTTGGTGTTGACGCCGGTATTGTCCATGGACAATTCTTCTATGCCAGTGGCGATGATGATGCTACCGATGGCGATAACGCTCAATTCATTTCTGCTCCTGGTAATAGCGCCGGGTTAAAGTCTGGTAACGTTGGTAGCTCCTACTACTGGGCAGAGATCATGGGCTTCGGTGTATTTGATAACTATGTTTCCAATGGAGCCCCTGCTGATGATATCACCAATATCTGGGCTGGTAATGTTGGTGTGACCGTTAAACCGATCGATAAACTGAAAGTTGACGTTGATGTTTGGTATGCTTCTCTTGCTGAGGATAATGCAGCTGGCGATGCAGCGCTTGGTTTGGAATTCGATGGCAAAATTGGTTACAATCTCTATGACAACCTGACCGCAGAGGCTATCTTTGCGTACTTGGTCTCCGATGATGCAACTGGTGACGAGGACGTCATGGAAGGTGGTGTACGTTTGTCTCTGAAGTTCTAATTTGGGATTCTGTCCGAGTTAGTTCGTAGTTAATTTAAAAAGCCCGGTGGAGGAAACTCCACCGGGCTTTTTTTTTCATATGTATTCGTATTGCGATGGATTCGATGCACAGCAATTCCAAGCGTTGGTTGGTGCTGGTCATGGTAATGACGGGAGTTTTTCTCTCAACCATGGACAGCGGTATGATCAATGTTGCCCTGCCGACGATGATGCGCTCCTTGAATCTCAGTCTGGAATACGCTGAATTCATAGTGACCCTTTACCTCTTGACGATAACGGTAACCTTGGTTTTTTGGGGGCGATTTGCTGACCGAGTGGGACGTGGCAATATCTATTTGGCAGGGATGCTGTTCTTTAGTCTCGGTGCCCTGGCGTGTTACTTTTCCTCAAGTTATGAACTATTACTTGCGAGCAGATTTTTACAGGCCCTTGGTGCATCGATGATGATGTCTTCCGGGCCGGCTCTCATAAAGATGGTTTTTCCTGCCGATCATCTAGGCAGAAGCCTTGGTCTCGTCGGGATTGCCACCGCCTGTGGCCTTTTGTCGGGGCCGTTTGTTAGTGGATTGTTGCTCAGTACGTATTCCTGGAGGGCAATATTCCTTGTTACCCTTCCGGTCAGTTGCGCTGGGCTGCTTATTGGACGGTTTTACATTTTTACCATGTTGCCAAGGGCAACCAACCGTGAAGCTATCGATTTTGACTGGAAAGGGAGCCTGTGCTGGGCCGGTATGGTTGCCCTCGGATTAACAACTTTCCACCGCCTGGATCGATTTATTACCTTTGCAAATCTCCTGGTCATTTTGGCATTTTGCCTGCTTGTGGTTGTATTCATTCGGGTTGAGAAAAAGGCCAGCGCCCCTATATTGCCGATTCGTCTATTACGAAAAAGGTACTATTGGATAGCGGTGCTGACTGCGGCAATTTCTTTCGCCACCTTGTTTACAGTTTTGGTATTAGTTCCTTTCTATCTTGAATATGTGATTGAGTTGCCAGTTAGCCGAATCGGTGTGGTGATGATGGCAGTGCCGGCCGCCCTCATGCTTTTATCACCATTTTCCGGCTGGATGTACGATAAGATAGGGGCAAGGTTTCTGACAACTGCGGGGCTTTCGCTCTGCTGCCTGGCTTTGTTGGGATTGGCCTCGCTCTCGGCCGATAGTTCAATCACGGAGGTAACGACCAAGCTCGTACTTCTTGGGGCAGGGCAGTCGGTCTTCCTTTCGCCGAACAGTGCCTCTGTGCTGTCGCAAGTCAGCGAAGAGTACGCCGGGGTTACTGCGGGTATTCTGGCGACTGCTCGGAATTTTGGTATGGTAAGCGGTGCAACTCTTGCTGCCGCCCTTTTCTCCTGGTGGTTTACCTTCTATAGTGGTGGCGGGCAATTGGCCGCTTATACGATTGTTGACCGGAACGCCTTTATCCTGGCTTTAAAAACTACCTTCCTGATGTCTGCCTGTTGTGCGTTAATTGGCGGTGTGTTATCCGCTCGTCGCGGTTGATCGGGTCTTTGGCAGGGCAACTGTAGCGACTGTGCCGCCCTCCGGGCCATCTTGGATAGTGAAGAACCCTCCATGTTTGTGGACAATTTGTTCGACGAGGGCAAGACCTAAGCCGTTGCCGTAGGTCTTGGTTGTGAAGAAGGGATCCTTGACGTGGGGGAGTGTCTCGGGTGGTATGCCGGGGCCGGAATCGGCAACCAAGATGGTTACCAACGTATCGTTTTCTTTGGCTGAAATTTGAAGTGTGCCACCACTTGGCATCGCCTCAATGCAGTTCTTGACAAGGTGCAGAAAGACCTGGCGAATCTTGTTTTCATCAACAGGAATTGATGGTCCGGTACCCTCCAGAGCGAGGGTATATTCGATTTTGTTTTGTTTCATGACCATGTAGTAGATCATGAGACTCTTGCGGATTATAGAGAAAATTGGTTTCTGTTCAAGGACAAGTTCCTTCCCTTCGACAAAGCTGAAAAGATCCTCCAGAATGGCTTCAATCTTGTTCGATTCCTGAGTGATAATATTCAGAAAATTAATAAGATATTGATCAGTCACCTTTTTTGCCAATAATCGGGACGTGCCGCCGATTGAGGTCAAGGGGTTTCTGATGGCATGGAGGAGTTGTGCTGACATATGACCGACAGCCGCTGTCCGCTCTGCTTCAATTAATAGATCTTTGCTCTTTTCAAGTTCTTGTGTGACAATCTCCAAGGCCTCAATCTTCTCGGTCATTGCCTCATAGAGCCGGCTGTGCTCGATAGCAAGACTGGCTTGACTCGCAAAAATTTTCAGGCCGCTGATATCTTCGTCGGTTATTGGCGCACCGGTGACAAAATTGTCAACGATCATTGCCCCCAGGGCCTTGCCC
This window contains:
- a CDS encoding MFS transporter gives rise to the protein MHSNSKRWLVLVMVMTGVFLSTMDSGMINVALPTMMRSLNLSLEYAEFIVTLYLLTITVTLVFWGRFADRVGRGNIYLAGMLFFSLGALACYFSSSYELLLASRFLQALGASMMMSSGPALIKMVFPADHLGRSLGLVGIATACGLLSGPFVSGLLLSTYSWRAIFLVTLPVSCAGLLIGRFYIFTMLPRATNREAIDFDWKGSLCWAGMVALGLTTFHRLDRFITFANLLVILAFCLLVVVFIRVEKKASAPILPIRLLRKRYYWIAVLTAAISFATLFTVLVLVPFYLEYVIELPVSRIGVVMMAVPAALMLLSPFSGWMYDKIGARFLTTAGLSLCCLALLGLASLSADSSITEVTTKLVLLGAGQSVFLSPNSASVLSQVSEEYAGVTAGILATARNFGMVSGATLAAALFSWWFTFYSGGGQLAAYTIVDRNAFILALKTTFLMSACCALIGGVLSARRG